The Couchioplanes caeruleus nucleotide sequence TCGACGTTGCTTGTGAGGACCGGGAGGCCCTGGTGGCGCGGCATGTCGATCTCGGTGCGTCGGTGGTGCGGGTGGAAGCTGCGTGGACGACGTTGCGGGATCCGGCGGGGCGGGTCTACTGCCTGACGGACCGGGATCCGGTGACGGGCCGGCTGGGTTGACGGGTTCTTGTCGGTGGGTGCTGGTAGAACAGACGACGTTGGAACACACGTACGACAAAGGGGCGATTCGATGGCGGTGGCGCGGACCGGTGTGCGAGGGCTGAGCGGCGACGACCTGCAGATGATCCGGGACGGGCTGGCGGCCGGGCGTAAGCCACGGGTGATGTTCACGGAGTCGGCGGGTCAGATCGCGGGTCAGGTGGGTCAGGTGGTGACGCTGGCCGACCCGGCGGAGTCCGACGAGTGGGTGGTGGTGCGGTTCGGGCGCGACGAGTTGCCGTTCGCGCCGGGTGATCTACAGGTGGCGCCGAAGGGGGCGGCGGTGCGCAAGGCTGCTCCTCCTCCCCCGGCTCCGGTGCGCGTGGAGCCGGAGTTCGTCATCGACAAGCCGGTGCCGGTGTCGTCCGGTGCGGCGGGCTCCGGTGCTTCTGGCTCCTCCGGAGCCGGTGGCCGGTCGGGTGGGGCCAAGCCGGGCGCTGTTGGGGCGCCGGCTACTGCTCCTGCTGATGCTCCTGCTGATGCTCCTGCCGCTGCTGCCTCTGCCGCTCCGGCTCCGGCTCCGCGGAAGGCGCCAGGTCGGGTAGCCAAGCCGAAGCCTCCGCCGGGGTTGACGGTGACGCTGGCGTATACGGACGGCGAGTGGACGGTGGCGGCGAACCAGGGCGCGAAGGCGCTGGCGAAGCCCTATGTGATCCGTCCCGCCGAGGCGATGCGGATGGTGTCGCTGGTGGACGTGCCCGGCGTGCAGGAGGCGGTGGAGCAGATCCTGGCGGCGGAGCGGGCGGAGGCGGAGCAGCAGGCGCAGCGGTTACGGGCGGAGCTGGCCGAGATCGAGGCGCGGTTGCAGGAGCTTCGGGACGCGGGCTGAGGTCGGCGGGCTGGCGGCGGCTCCGTAGCGCCGGGCTCTCTCGCCGGGGCACTCCCTGCCGGCGGCCTCCCCTGCCCGGCCTGCCGACCTGCCCGGCCTGCCCGGCCCGCCGGCCTCCCCTCCCATGCCTGCCCTGCCTGCCCCCTACCGGCGCTCGTGACGTGCGATCATGGCGCCCTGATGGACGATGTGACGTGGCGTGTGCCGGTGGTGTGGCGGGTGCTTCTGCGCCTGTCGCGGGTGCTGGTTCCGTTGATCTGCCGGCTGCGGGTGAGCGGGCGGGTGCCGGATGAGCTGCGGCATGGTCCGCTGATTCTGGCGGCCAACCATGTCAGCCCGGTGGATCCGGTCATCATGACCGCGGCGTGCAGCATCGCCGGGGTTGCTCCGCGGTTCATGGCGACCGGTGGGTTGTTCGACGCGCCGATCGCGGGTGCGGCCATGCGGGCGTCCGGGCACCTGCGGGTCGACCGGCACACTGCGCAGGTCGCCGAGGCGTTGCCCAAGGCGGCGGCGGCTCTGCGGGCGGGTTCGGTCATCCTCGTGTACCCCGAGGGGCGTATCGGGCTGGATCCGTGGATGTGGCCCGAGCGGGGCAAGACCGGGGTGGCTCGGATGGCGGCGTTGTCCGGAGCACCGGTGATGCCGGTGGCGCAGTGGGGGTCGCATGCGGTGTTGCCGTACACGTCGCCGAAGGACGTGGTGCGGTCCGTGCTGAGGGCTGTGGTGCGCCGGCCGGTGGTGCAGGTGCGCTTCGGTGAGCCGGTGGACCTGTCCGAGCTGTCCGGTACGGCGGGGGCGCAGGCGATGCGGGCCACCGACCGGATCGTGCAGGCGATCACGGACACGCTGGTGCCGCTGCGCGAGGACGAGCCGGAGATGCCGCGGTTCGTGGACCGTACGCGGCCCGTGGACATGGCGAGGGTCAGGCGTCGGCCCCGCGTTCCCTGAGTCGCAGGGCGTCGCCGCGCTCCCCCTGCATTCCCTCCGGCCGGAGGGAATGGTCGCGGTTGCCGCGTCTGGGGACTGGCTGGCCCGAGCCGGCGGGCGGCCAGCCGCGGGTCGGCTCGGTCGCAGGGATCGCTGCCGGAGCTCGGCTCTGGGCAGACTGCGTGCATGTTGCTGACGATCGCCGGGTTCATCTGCGGCGTATGAGGCATCGGGCGGCCGGCGCGTGGTGCGCCGGGAGCGGTGTCAGGCGGCTTTCGCGAGGTGGTTCAGGAGCTGGACCAGCCCGTACGCCTGTTCCATGTGTTCCGCCGTGAAGGACACCGTCCGGGCGCCGGCGGTGCGGCTGACGCCGGGGATGAGTGGCGCCAGGTCGGCGGTTGCCGGGTTGAAGAGGTCGACCTGCTGGTCCAGGGGCCCGGGGAGGTTCAGGACCGGGGCGTGGTCGGCGCGGCGTACGGCCTTGGCGGCGGCGCGGTGGATCTGGTCGCGGGCTTCGTCGGGGTGCAGGGCGATGGCGGCGCCCTGGCCGAGGGATTGCTTCACGGCGACCGTGGCCGCGGCCGGTACGAGGTCCCGCAGCTCTGCGCAGGCCGCGTCGTCGCCGGTGAGCAGGACGACGGGCGCGCCGTGGTGGCCGGCCAGGGCCGTGGTGAGGCCGATTTCGCCCAGGGAGCGGCCGTCGACGCGGACGTCGAGGATGGCGTCGCTGACGGTGTGGGCCAGTACGGCGGGTCCCGTGCCCGCGCGGGCGTGGAAGCCGATGAGCAGCACCGCCGCGGTGTCGGTGTCCAGGCCGCCCAGCATGCCGTGCGGGCGGGGTTTGCCGCGGACCAGGCGGGCGCGGCGGTCGAGGTCCTCGGGCAGCAGGTTGCGGTACGGTCCGTGCGCGTCGGCGACCAGGACCGTCGCGGCGGGTACGGCCTCCAGCACCCCGGCGACGGCCGCGTTGACCTCGGCGGTCATCAGGGCGCGGCCGCGTTCGTAGTTGTGGCCTCCGGGGTTGGTCTCGTCGGGGTGGACGATGCCGGAGATGCCTTCCATGTCGGCGGAGATCAGCACCTTCATCGACGAGCACGATACGCGAGCCGCCACCGACGCCGATCCGGCGGACGCGGAGGCTGAGGCGCAGACAAAGCGGAGGGGCCGGGCGGGATGGGACGAGTCAGGGCAAAGCGGTCCTGGACCGTCCGATCGGCCGGTTCGGCTGACCGGCCCGGGCGCTCTGGGCTAAGCAGAGGGGATGGACACGGATAGCGCACCCACCGGTGAGCTCAGCCCCGCGCCAGCCCGCCCGGACAGCGCCGCGACGCCCGGCGTGCTGAGCGCTGCACCGGGCGGACCGCACGGCGATTCGCTCTTCGAGCAGCTGCTCGACGCGGCGCCGGACGCCACCGTCGGGGTCGACCAGGCCGGCTCGATCGTGTTCGTCAACGCTCAGGCGCTGCGGCTGTTCGGTTACCGGCGTGAGGAGCTGCTGGGCGAGCCGATCGAGATTCTCGTACCCGACGACATGACCCGCGCCCACCGGGACCTGCGCAAGAAGTACGCCGCCGCGGCGACGCACCGGGCCATGGGAAGCGGCAATCCGCTGCATGCCCGGCGTAAGGACGGCAGTGTGTTCCCGGCGGAGATCAGCCTGTCGGGGTTGCAGGCCGGCACGGGGCTG carries:
- a CDS encoding M55 family metallopeptidase, whose product is MKVLISADMEGISGIVHPDETNPGGHNYERGRALMTAEVNAAVAGVLEAVPAATVLVADAHGPYRNLLPEDLDRRARLVRGKPRPHGMLGGLDTDTAAVLLIGFHARAGTGPAVLAHTVSDAILDVRVDGRSLGEIGLTTALAGHHGAPVVLLTGDDAACAELRDLVPAAATVAVKQSLGQGAAIALHPDEARDQIHRAAAKAVRRADHAPVLNLPGPLDQQVDLFNPATADLAPLIPGVSRTAGARTVSFTAEHMEQAYGLVQLLNHLAKAA
- a CDS encoding lysophospholipid acyltransferase family protein — its product is MDDVTWRVPVVWRVLLRLSRVLVPLICRLRVSGRVPDELRHGPLILAANHVSPVDPVIMTAACSIAGVAPRFMATGGLFDAPIAGAAMRASGHLRVDRHTAQVAEALPKAAAALRAGSVILVYPEGRIGLDPWMWPERGKTGVARMAALSGAPVMPVAQWGSHAVLPYTSPKDVVRSVLRAVVRRPVVQVRFGEPVDLSELSGTAGAQAMRATDRIVQAITDTLVPLREDEPEMPRFVDRTRPVDMARVRRRPRVP